The genomic window TTGTTGTGCTGGATACAGATCCACAACGCGCAGCTGACATGGCGAACTTCATTGTACAGGAGCTCAATGCGCGGAACAGCGAATTGGCTTCGCAGGATGCCGGCAACTATCGCCGATTTGTAGAAAGCAGATACGACGAAACGCTTGTCAAACTGGACTCCCTCAAAGATCAACTCCAGCTTTTTCAGGAAACGAACCAGGTATTTGACCTGGAATCACAGGCCACTGCCTTTTTGGAACAGGTAGCTGATCTCCGCGGGGAGTCATATGTGCTCGAAATTGAGTATGAAACACTGAAACAACAATTTGGCGCCACAAACCCGCGGGTACGCGTTGCACGCCAGGCCATGGAGACTGCAAGACGTAAAGGTGATGAAGTGCTGGCCGGCGGCGGAGAGGTTCTGCCGATTGCGCGCGGAGATTTCCCAGAAGTAATGCGCACCTATGTTGAGCTTGAACAGGAGCTACGCATACAGAAAAGCATTCTGGAAATTATCGCCCCCATGTATGAGCAGGCGCGGTTTCAGGAGGAGCGCAAATTCGAAGCAGTACAAGTGGTCGATAAAGCTGTAGCGCCTACTGACAAAGCAAAACCCAAGCGCAAACTGATTGTCATCGGTGCAACGCTCTCGGGATTGCTACTCAGCATTCTCTTTGTACTCGTGTTGGACTGGTGGCAACGCAAAGGGGGCTACGTCTTGCAACGCATCAGCGATGAAGCCAAGAAGGGCGCATGAACAACGGTGCTTCCATGAACGCATCAGCGCCTTATGCCCCCCACATCATGCGGCTTTGGCGCCTGGGTACCTGGGCACTTGTGCTCGGACTTGTTTTTGGTATTGTGCTCCTGGGCTATCTCACCTGGTCAATCGAAGAATATGTTGGCCTGTTTGCCGTCGTGCCAATTGCACTGTTTGCCGTTCCGTTCTTGCTGAAGCGACCCGATCTTTTTCTCTACACCACGCTGGCAGGATTTGTTGTAATCACCAGCAGGGAGGCCGGTGTGCAGCTTACAGAGGCAATCTATGGGCTGCTGTTTTTAGGCTATCTGGCGTCCTGGTACTTCACAGAGGTTTTCCTTAAAGAAAGCCGGCTCATCTACACAAAAACAGACTGGGCCCTTTTCCTTTTTTTGAGCTATGCCTTTCTCTCAGCCTCTTGGGCAATGCTCTTTGGCGCAAGCCTGTCAGTCATTGTAGGCGAAGTGCTGATTCTGATTATGATGGCGTTTTATTTCCCCATCGCCAGCCTCATTCGCAAACATCCTGACAAGGTAAAATACATACTGCTCATCCTTGCCTGGATCGGTGTGTATGTATCTATTCGCAATATCCTGGAATACAGATCGGACCTGTCAGCAGCAGAAAAACTATACCACGTATTGTCTGGCCGTGTTGCCCTCAATGAAGTACTGCTCATGATGCCGGCACTGGGTGCCCTGACCTTTTTGCTCTATGCAAAGCAGTGGAACCACCGCATCGTGTTGGCCGGCCTCTTTATTCTATTTTTTGCGTGCCTGATCGTAACGCAAAGCCGCGGGTATTGGCTGGCCTTTTTCCTTGGAGCTTTTGCACTGTTTCTCTTGATCGACCTGCGGCGAAAGGTAACCATTATGGTCCTGTTTGCTTCGGGTATTGCCGGCTTTGTGAGTATCGGTTTTCTGATATTTCCAGCCTATGCGCCGCTTGTATTAAAAGGCATGATCGAACGCTTTACCTCCCTGGGTACAGCAATTACGTCAGACCTTTCATTAGTCAACCGTTTTTATGAATCAATGGCCGTCTGGGAGTATATCAAAGCCAATCCAATTCTAGGCTACGGCATTGGCACCCCCTACGAGTATTTCAACATTATCAGCGATCACAACCGGGTATGGGCATTTATCCATAACGGCTATCTGGGCATGTGGTACAAATACGGTATCATTGGCCTCTCACTGTTGCTCTTCTTCTGGTTCAGTAGCATCTGGCATGGCATCAAACTGTTTCGCACACGCGATCTACCCA from Bacteroidota bacterium includes these protein-coding regions:
- a CDS encoding O-antigen ligase family protein, producing MNNGASMNASAPYAPHIMRLWRLGTWALVLGLVFGIVLLGYLTWSIEEYVGLFAVVPIALFAVPFLLKRPDLFLYTTLAGFVVITSREAGVQLTEAIYGLLFLGYLASWYFTEVFLKESRLIYTKTDWALFLFLSYAFLSASWAMLFGASLSVIVGEVLILIMMAFYFPIASLIRKHPDKVKYILLILAWIGVYVSIRNILEYRSDLSAAEKLYHVLSGRVALNEVLLMMPALGALTFLLYAKQWNHRIVLAGLFILFFACLIVTQSRGYWLAFFLGAFALFLLIDLRRKVTIMVLFASGIAGFVSIGFLIFPAYAPLVLKGMIERFTSLGTAITSDLSLVNRFYESMAVWEYIKANPILGYGIGTPYEYFNIISDHNRVWAFIHNGYLGMWYKYGIIGLSLLLFFWFSSIWHGIKLFRTRDLPIFYRVTALACAVCLIGETLVANTSTPFQSEDPTLMITMMAAIILGLRMATSTTTAAKPAA
- a CDS encoding GNVR domain-containing protein, which translates into the protein MSKETMQSAESEENEKVIARLWEYAGTLFRWRRVILGVTGLVAVVAIVISLFMATWYAASARVLSPESSGTNPLSAALASNLASAASAFLGGGNGDYLRYKTILSSRTMYERVVDEFDLVTVYETQESLSPRESAIRMLAENTAYPIDEEDEFLSIVVLDTDPQRAADMANFIVQELNARNSELASQDAGNYRRFVESRYDETLVKLDSLKDQLQLFQETNQVFDLESQATAFLEQVADLRGESYVLEIEYETLKQQFGATNPRVRVARQAMETARRKGDEVLAGGGEVLPIARGDFPEVMRTYVELEQELRIQKSILEIIAPMYEQARFQEERKFEAVQVVDKAVAPTDKAKPKRKLIVIGATLSGLLLSILFVLVLDWWQRKGGYVLQRISDEAKKGA